ATGCAGGTGGACTGCATAAATTCATGAATTGGGACAGACCCATTTTGACTGACTCAGGCGGGTTTCAGGTTTTTAGTTTAAGCAAAATTCGTGATATAAAGGAAGAAGGCGTACACTTTCGCAACCACATCAGTGGTGAAAAACTGTTTCTATCCCCTGAGAAGGCTATGCAGATTCAAAATGATCTGGGCTCTGACATTATGATGGCGTTTGATGAATGCCCGCCATATCCTGCTTCCTATGATTATATGAAAGCCTCCGTAGAACGAACTTCAAGATGGGCAGAAAGATGTTTAAGTGCGCATCAAAGCCCCGGGAATCAAGGTTTGTTTGGCATTATTCAAGGTGGAGAATATGAGGACTTGCGAAAACAAAGTGCACAGGATCTTGCATCACTTGATCTGCCTGGGTATGCAATTGGCGGATTGTCAGTTGGTGAACCAAAAAATATTATGAACCGGATGCTTGAGTATACTACACCGCTAATGCCGGCTAATAAGCCACGGTATTTAATGGGAGTGGGTTCACCGGATTCGCTGATCGATGGATCCATACGAGGAATTGACATGTTTGATTGCGTGCTGCCTACAAGGATTGCCCGTAACGGGACATGCATGACTTCAACTGGCCGCCTGGTTGTGCGTAATGCAAAATATGCCAGGGACTTTTCGCCAATTGATGAAAATTGCGGCTGCCATGTTTGCAAAAATTATACTAGAGCATATATCCGGCACTTAATTAAATGTAATGAAACATTCGGATTCAGGCTTACTACTTATCATAACCTCCATTTTCTGTTAAAATTAATGGAACAAGTGCGAGAAGCGATAAGCGAGGATCGGCTTGGAGATTTTAAAGAGGCATTCTTTGAAAAATATGGTTTTAATCAACCGAATGCAAAGAATTTTTAGAGAGGGGGGAACAAATTGGACACATTATATAGTTTACTTCCAATAATATTGATGTTTGTTATTTTTTACTTCTTGTTAATACGTCCACAACAAAAACGTCAAAAGAAAGTAAAAGAAATGCAATCAGATCTTAAAAAAGGTGATTCTGTGATTACGATAGGCGGATTCCACGGTACGATTCATGCAATTGATGAATCAACTGTTATCATTGCAGCTGATGGAGTAAAGCTTACATATGATCGTTCTGCTATTCGCGAAGTGAGTAACTCAGTTGCTTCGGAATAATAGACACATAGGAAAAGCTAACCTTACGTAGTACAAGCAATAATTGCATGCAGTTATTGCTTGTTTCTACCACGCTACATAAGTAAAAAGGAAGTTGCCGCGTAATCATTGGCAACTTCCTTTTTCTTTCTAATAGACAGGAATGTATAAAAAATTTCTAGGCGCAAGTGCCTGAGTTTTTCTTATTCCTGGCTTTCCCCAACTGCGTTTACTCCAATTACTCCTCCTAAAACCGCAATCAGGATGTACCCTAGATGGTTCAGGGATTGTTCAATCGAAAATGTATGCTGATATCCTAGATATTGCACAGCAAATGTGAATAAAGTAAATCCGAGACCGGTAACCCCACCGATTAGCCAGCCTTTTTTCTTGCTTTTCGTTCCGGCCACAATACCCCCGAAAAATAATGTGATTAGCCCTATTACAAGCGTTACCCACGATAGTGTCGGTTCATTTAATGGTGTAAATTTGAGTAAAAGCGCTAATACTATACTTGAAATAAAGATAAGACCAAGAATTACAATCCACCCGTACATTAAAGCAATAAATTGTTGCCTTTTCATTTATTCTCCCCCTCTGTTTGTCCATTTACTGTCATTTTATTCATGTTTTTTAAAAATAGACGAACAATATTTTTTACTTGGATGAGAACCATTTTGCGAAGAGAGGTATTTGTTTTAATTCTTCTTTCGTTATAAATCGCAAACCAAAAAGTAATAGTATATATACAAACGTTAATATTAAGATAATGCCTATTAGAACAGATAATTGGCTATCCATTGAGACATACATATTTTTCAACATATTCCCAACCCACCATGTAATGAGCAACAGGCTTGCCATTTTCCCTAAATCTAATAAAGGTATAGAGAATTTGATAGCCTTTTGTAAGGAAGCCAAATGTAATAAGGTTACCAGCACGACACCGACGACCATGGCAAGTGCTACCCCAGTTATTCCGAACTTTGGGCTTGAGGCTAAAACAAATAAGGCGGTAAATTTAATAAAAGCACCAATTAAACTATTCCACATCGCTGGCTTTGCCAGATCCAGTGCCTGCAATGCTGCTTGCATGGGGGCTTGTATATAAAGCAGGATAAAAAAAGGTGCCATTAATATCAGAAATCCACTTGCATGATCTGTTCCATACATATATAGTAAAATCGGAGCTGCAAACAATGACAAAACGATGGTTGCGAGTCCCCCTGACGCAAAGGATATGCGAATGGCCTGGTGAATACGATAGTGGATTAATTTATTATTTTGTTTTGCCCCAGCTTCACTAATCGAAGGAACTATTGTTATGGATAATGAGTTAGTAATAAAAGTCGGCAAAAACAAAAGTGGTAAGATGTATCCTGTTAGTTCGCCATATTGCTTCGTTGCTAAACTACTTGCAATTCCTGCGATTGCCAAACTTTGCATTACTAGGATAGGTTCGAGGAAATAGGAAATCGAACCGATCATTTTGCTACCGGTAGTTGGTAAAGCAATTGAGAATAGTTCCTTTAAAGTTTCCTTGCTTGATTTTAAATAACCAAAAAAACGATAACGAATTTTAATAACCTTCCTGCGTTTAAACACATATATGATAAAAGATAAGGAAGCAAGTTCACCCAGAATGACACTGACCATTGCCCCGGCGGCAGCAAATTCAATACCATATGGAAGAAGCAATTTCACAAAGAGGGCGACACAACTAATCCGGACAATTTGTTCAATAACTAGCGAATAACTTTGCGGTTTCATATCCTGCAGTCCCTGGAAATAACCGCGAATTACTGCTGAAATAGCAACGATAGGTATGATTGGACATACGGCCATCAATGGGTAAATAGTACGGCTATCCGTTAAAAGCGATGTGGCAATGAAGGGTATCATAAAGAACAGTATTGTTGAAATTAATAAGCTCGTACAACCAGTAATAATCAACGAAACTATTAGGATTTTTTTGATTTTTTGCTGATCATTGATAGCATCTGCCTCAGCAACCCGTTTAGAGATTGCAACAGGCAGACCAAGTTGTGTAATGGTGATAACTAAAAACATTGTAGGAAGGGCCATCATGTATAGGCCAACACCTTCCTCGCCCATTACTCGAGCAACTACTATTCGATTTATAAAACCCAACAAACGTGTTATCATCCCAGCAATAATCAATATGATCGTACCTTGCAAAAATGTTTGTTTGGTCATAATGAAAACCCTGCCTTCTCAAATAATCAAATTTCATATACAATGATATATATGCAATGAATGTGTCCAAGCATGACAAGAGATAAAATTTAAAGGGTTTCTGGATATAACAAGGGGGAACGTGGGTGGAAACTTTGCGAAGTATTAATGAATGGAAAGCAGTAATGGAACCCGCTTTAGAAAGCAAAGTAAGTGAATTTAAATTAATGGGATATTCCAGTGCATCAACTGAAGAAATATGGAATTGTTTGGTTCAAAAAGTATGGAAGGGAAATCCTTCCAAGCATGTTTATGAGGTTGTACAGGATATTTTTCATCTGGCATCCAACATATATTTAAGCTATTTAACGGTTAAAGCATATGAAGATGATGATTTAATGGCTTCTATTCAAGCGGTAACAGGAAAGAATGATTAGTGGAAACCAATACATATTGTTTTAGCTTTAAATGAAAGAGGGAGGCAACTGGTTAATGAAGAATCGAGGGAGAATTATTGCTTTTTTTCTAATCGTGATCGTTTTCGCTGCAACGATTGGAACAACGGTAACTGGTATAACCAAAAATATTAATTTAGGTTTAGATCTGCAAGGTGGATTTGAGGTTTTATACCAAGTAGACCCCGTTGAAGAAGGGGCGGAGGTTGACCGGGAATTACTTGAAGCTACCGTTCAAACGTTAAATGAACGTGTAAACAGGCTTGGTATTAGTGAAGCTAGTATTAATATCGAGGGAGAAGATCGCATCCGAGTCCAACTGGCTGGCGTTGATAATCAAACAGAAGCCAGGGAAATTCTATCTACATCTGCTAGGCTGTCGTTTCGTGATGTGAATGATAAAGAGTACCTGGATGGATCAGACATCAAGGAAGGTAGCGCACAACAGGACTTTGATCCAAAAACAAATGCACCTATTGTTACACTGCAATTAAAGGATGCCTCAAAGTTCGCTGAGGTTACCAGTGAAATCAAACAAATGCAGAATCCTGACACGACTTATCAGGATAATCTGCTGGTAATTTGGATGGATTACCAAAAAGGGGATTCCTTTGCTGAAGAATATAAAAAAGAGGAAGAGGAACAAAAGTACATATCAGCCCCTCAGGTAACGCAGACATTGAATACAACAAATGTGCAGATTTCTGGAAACTTCACAGTTGAATCAGCACAGCGGCTTGCGGACATCATCAATTCCGGGTCGTTACCGGTTAATTTAAATGAGAAGTATTCCACATCAGTTGGAGCACAATTTGGTGAACAGGCACTGAACAAAACGGTATTTGCTGGAATTATTGGTGTCGGTATTATCTTTCTGTTCATGATTGTTTATTACCGTTTTCCAGGACTGATTGCTGCTATTAACTTAAGCATCTATATTTACCTGGTGTTGGTAGTATTTGAACTGCTTAACGGGGTATTAACATTACCGGGAATTGCCGCATTAATTCTGGGTGTGGGTATGGCTGTTGATGCCAACGTTATCACCAATGAGCGTATAAAAGAAGAGCTTCGTGAAGGTAAGTCGATTTCTGCTGCCTTTAAAGCAGGGAACAAGAACTCACTTTCCACGATTTTAGATGCCAATATTACGACGATACTTGCCGCGGTTATTCTATTTGCATTTGGTACAAGCTCGGTAAAAGGGTTTGCCACTATGCTAATCATCAGTATTCTGGTAAGTTTTATCACAGCCGTTTACGGTTCAAGAATTTTAATGGGATTATGGATCAAAACCAAATTTTTACGTAACCGCCCAGGCTGGTTTGGGGTAAAACAAAGGGATATTAAGGATATAAAAGATAAAACAGAGCACGAGCCTAAGCTCTTTAACCGGGAGTTAAAACCGGTAAACCACCGGAGAAAATTCTTTATAGCCTCTAGTATTATGGTAATTCTTGGGGCGATTTCACTGGTTCTATTTCAATTGAATCCCGGAATTGACTTTACAAGTGGTTCACGTGTTCAGGTATTGGCAAACGATAGCCTGACCACTGACCAAGTTCAGGATAGTTTGGCCGAATTAAACCTAGAGCCAGAATCCGTAGTGCTAGCCGGGAACAATAAGGAAATCGCAGTGGCAAGATACGATACCGTATTGGATAAAGACCAAATTGCAGAAATAAAGAGCTTTTTCATGGATAAATACGGTAACGCACCGAATGTGAGTGTTGTCTCGCCTATTGTTGGAGAAGAACTCGTTAAAAATGCATTGTATGCAGTAGGCATAGCGATTATCGGAATGATTATTTATGTTGCATTCCGGTTTGAATTCTACTTTGCAATAACAGCTATTATTGCCCTCGTTCATGACGCATTTTTCGTCATTGCAATATTTAGTCTGTTCCACATTGAATTTGATGTAAATATTGTGGCGGCATTATTGACGATAGTTGGTTACTCGATTAATGATACGATTGTAACCTTTGACAGGATTAGAGAGAACTTGATCAAACGTAAGCGTGTTAAATCAGTTAAAGAACTGGCACTTATTGTAAACAGAAGCCTGGTTCAAACATTCACACGCAGTATCAATACATCGCTAACCACGATAATTGCTGTATTGGCATTTTTATTTCTTGGTGCAGAGTCTATCAGTGGATTTGCTATTGCCCTTACAGTAGGACTAATTGCAGGTACTTACTCATCCCTATTCCTTGCATCCCAGCTTTGGTTAGTTTGGAGAGGTAAAATGATTAAGAAAAAACCTGTTGTATTTGCCAAAAAGAAAAAAACAGAAGGTCCACAAGTGTAAAGGACGTATTTGACAAAACCCTTGTTGTTCAATACAGCAAGGGTTTTTTTCACACTTTAAGAAAGTATAAATCTTTATGGGTATAAAGTATAAAAAAATCTAAGGCTTTCGCCATTAGTTCTTGGCGACAAGCCAAGATTTTCTAAAAGTATAAGGGACGAATGAGGCTTTGACATATTATTTATTTGACAGTTGATATAAATTGCGACGTAACAGTAAGCTAACTATTTCTTATGATTAAACCAACCTAAAACTGGGTAATTTATACATATACTGTAGGAGGTGTAGGTCATGAGAGGTCAAACATATGTAATATTTGCTATTATTTTTGTTATTATTGTAGCTATCTTTGCCGTTATCAATGTTGATTCGGTCGAGGTAAATTACTTATTTGGGTCAGGTGAAGCCCCGCTGATCTTTGTTATTCTATTTTCCGTGTTAATGGGTGGTGTCATCACAGCAGCAGTTGGTGTTATTAAAGTGTTCCGTCTTCAACGTGAAAATAAAACATTAAGAAAAGAAAATAAGCAATTGAATAACCAAAAAGACACAGATGATCGCCTGCAACCGGAGTTAGAGCAGGGAGAGATAGAAACAATTGACACTCCCGAGCAGACAGATCAGCAGCAAAGTAATAAATAATTCCAATTGCGACCCTTGGCTCTCTTTTGTATAATAGGAAGGTCAGGGGTGAATATATGTTAAAGAGTAAAGCAATCTGGAATTTTTCAAATGAAGAAGCGGAAACAATAGCATGGTCGGGTGATTCAACGGATTTGTCCCCTGTTATCAAGGAATTACTAGTACAACGCGGAATAACGACTGCGAAAGATGCAAGTGAATTTTTATCTCCTGATCTGGCCAATCTGCTTATGCCGGAAGATCTTCTTGGCATGGATGTGGCAACTGATCGTGTACATAAAGCAATTAAACAAAATGAAAAGATTCTGGTTTATGGTGACTATGATGCGGATGGTGTTACTTCCACAACACTCTTAATGTCGGCGTTACTGGAAATTGGTGCGGACTGTGACTATTATATACCCAATCGGTTTACAGAAGGTTATGGACCAAATGAACATGCATTTTCCTATGCACACGAACAAGGGGTCAAATTAATTATTACTGTCGATTGTGGAATTGCATCTGTTTCTGAAGCGAAATTTGCTGAATCAATTGGGCTTGATTTAATCATTACGGATCATCATGAACCACAGGAAGAATTACCTGGAGCATTAGCAATCCTTCATCCGAAATGTGCCCCGACATATTCTTTTAAGGAACTTGCAGGAGTCGGTGTCGCATTTAAATTTGCTCAAGGGTTGCTTGGATATTTTCCAGATCATTTACTTGACCTGGTTGCTGTTGGGACAATTGCTGATTTAGTCCCGTTAGTAAATGAAAATAGGATCCTTGCATATTATGGGTTGCAAAAGTTAACTGATACCAAGAGACCTGGACTTAGAGCATTAAAAAACCAATGTAGGATTGAAGGAAATGTTTCAGAAGAAGATGTTGGGTTTCAAATTGCACCACGGTTAAATGCAGTTGGCAGGCTGAAGGATGCTGGGCTGGCAGTTGAACTGCTGATGACAGAAGCTGAAGATGAGGCAGCGTACTTGGCCGAAGCCGTGCAGGACCTGAACAAGGAACGTCAACAATTAGTAAATGAGATTGTGGCGGAAGCTGAAGTATTAGTAGATGATACAAAGGATTCCGGTGTGACCATTGTTGCTAAAGAAGGATGGAATGAAGGTGTACTCGGAATTGTAGCCTCAAAACTTGTCAAAAAGTATGATCGACCAGCAATTGTTCTCGCAATCCATTCTGAAAAAGGCAGTGCAAAAGGATCTGCCCGAAGTATACCGGCATTTGATCTGTTCAAAAATTGTATGCAGGTAAGGGATTACTTTACGCATTTTGGCGGCCATTCGCAAGCGGCAGGCATGACGTTACCGATAGAGAACATTGCCTTACTGCGTGATACACTGACGGAAATGATTTACTCTCAGCTGACCGATGAGGAATTCAAGCAGGAAATAACTGTCAGCAAAACACTGTCAATTAAAGAAATAAATGAAGAGCTGGTAAATGAGATTAGTCAATTAGCACCGTTTGGAATGGCAAATCCTAAGCCAGTATTTCATCTCAAACAATTTCCATCAACTGTGCGCCAAATAGGAGCAAAGTTAAACCATTTAAAAGTGCAGTTTAAACAAGAATCTTTGTCAATCGATGGGATTGGCTTTGGGCTCGGAGATTGTTTTCCTTTTATTTCGGAAAAGAACCCACTTTCAGTAGTTGGGGAAATAGGCATAAACGAATGGAATGGAAATAGGAAGGCGCAAATTGTGATTCAAGATTTACAAATTGATGAACAGCAGCTTTTTGATCATAGGGGAAAAAAGCAACTAGATATTTTGCCATTTCTAAATAATTCGGAACATTACCTAGCAATCGGCAACAATGTTCAAGCTCGTGTTAAACAGGTACCAATAAAATTGGATGTTTTATCGTACACAAAGCCTCCTGAAACAATGGATACAGTGGATACTGTTTTTCTATTTGACTTACCGGACGAACTTGAAAACTTAGAGTGGATTATTCGAAAGGCAAATCCAATTAATATTCATGTATGCTTTTATTTGGAAGACAGTCATTATTTAAAAGCATTTCCCTCCAGAGAAGATTTCAAGCAGTTCTATGCATTAATCCTAAAGCGTGGGTATTTTGATATAAAGAAAGACCTTTTTGTTTTAATGAAAAGCCAAAATTGGACAGAAGAAAGAATCCGGTTTATGTTAAATGTGTTTTTTGAGTTGAATTTTGTTATTATAGAGAATGGACTTGCTAAACCAAATAGAAGTGCTGCAAAAAAAGATTTGCAGGAATCAAGGTTATATCAACAACGAATTAAACGCAGTGAAATAGAAAAGAAACTTTATTATTCAAATTATGATGATTTAAATCAATGGTTTCACCGTTTAACAAATGATGTAGATATTTCCAAGGAGGAGCTTACCTATGGAATATAAGAAATATATAAAAATAGTAGAAGACTGGCCAAAAGAAGGCGTTCAGTTTAAAGACATAACACCACTAATGGATAATGGTGCTGCTTTTAAATCAGCGGTCGATGAAATTGTGGATTTTGCTAAAGAAAAGGCAATTGATATTATTGTCGGACCAGAGGCACGCGGGTTTATAATTGGTTGTCCGGTTTCTTATGCATTAGAAATTGGATTTGCACCTGTACGAAAAGAAGGAAAGCTGCCACGCGAAGTAATTAAAGTGGATTACGGATTGGAATATGGCAAAAACGTTTTAACCCTTCATAAGGACGCCATTAAACCCGGGCAACGAGTATTAATCACGGACGATTTACTTGCAACTGGAGGCACAATTGAAGCTACAATTAAATTAGTAGAAGAACTGGGCGGGATTGTGGTTGGTTGTGCATTTCTAATCGAGCTTACTTATTTGGATGGACGCAGTAAGCTGGATGGTTATGACGTACTCACCCTAATGCGTTATTAGAAAATCTTGGCTTATCGCCAAGAACTAATGGCGAAAGCCTTAGATTTTTTTTTACTTAAGTCCTTTAAGTTTTTATACTTTCCTTAAGTATTAGAAAAACTCGGTATTTGCTTGTATGGCGAATGCCGAGATTTTCTAATATATTGGGTTGCTATCTGAAGCATATTAGTAGATTATAGGTATATAGTAAATGTGCAAGTACACTATTAATGTATATTGCTTTACATTTTTACAATTATTTTCGATACTAGGAAGAAATATATATGGTATGATTATTCTCTACATTGAATTTAGGTGATCTCATGGCAAAAGATGATATTTTAACAAGTGAAGATGTTATTGATAGAGCCCGCGAATACCTTTCCGAGGATGATGCAGCTTTTGTTCGACGTGCATATGAATTTGCTGAGCGTGCTCATTCGGATCAATTCCGGAAATCTGGTGAGCCATACATTATCCATCCCGTGCAGGTAGCAGGTATACTGGCTGAACTGGAAATGGACTCAGAAACAATCGCAGGTGGATTTCTGCATGATGTTGTAGAAGACACGACCGTTACCTTAGAGGACCTAGAGGAAAATTTCAATCATGAAGTAGCAATGCTGGTCGATGGCGTAACAAAGCTTGGAAAAATTAAATATAAGTCGAAAGAGGCTATCCAGGCAGAAAACCATCGAAAAATGTTCGTTGCGATGGCGAAAGATATTCGTGTTATTTTAATAAAACTAGCAGACCGATTGCATAATATGCGGACATTAAAACATCTCGCACCGGAAAAACAGCGAAGAATTTCCAATGAGACACTTGAAATCTTTGCACCGTTAGCACATAGATTAGGTATTTCAACCATAAAGTGGGAACTCGAAGACACCGCACTAAGATACCTTAATCCGCAGCAGTATTACCGTATTGTTCAGTTAATGAAACAAAAAAGGGATCAGCGTGAATCCTATATTAAAGATGTAATGGATGAAGTGAACAAGCAGGTAAAAGAAGTAAACATTGACGCCGATATTTCCGGCAGGCCTAAGCATTTATACAGTATTTACAAAAAAATGATGAAACAGAACAAACAATTCACTGAAATTTATGATTTACTTGCAGTTCGCATTATTGTGGATAGTATTAAGGATTGCTACGCGGTACTTGGTATTATTCATACATGTTGGAAACCAATGCCTGGAAGGTTTAAGGATTATATAGCTATGCCAAAGCCTAATCTGTACCAGTCTTTGCATACCACTGTAATCGGCCCTAAGGGGGATCCGCTTGAAGTTCAAATACGGACAAAAGAGATGCACGAGATTTCTGAATACGGAATTGCTGCGCACTGGGCATATAA
This Virgibacillus phasianinus DNA region includes the following protein-coding sequences:
- the tgt gene encoding tRNA guanosine(34) transglycosylase Tgt, whose translation is MTAITYELIKTCKQTGARLGKVHTPHGSFDTPMFMPVGTLATVKTMSPEELKEIDAKIILSNTYHLWLRPGSDIIKDAGGLHKFMNWDRPILTDSGGFQVFSLSKIRDIKEEGVHFRNHISGEKLFLSPEKAMQIQNDLGSDIMMAFDECPPYPASYDYMKASVERTSRWAERCLSAHQSPGNQGLFGIIQGGEYEDLRKQSAQDLASLDLPGYAIGGLSVGEPKNIMNRMLEYTTPLMPANKPRYLMGVGSPDSLIDGSIRGIDMFDCVLPTRIARNGTCMTSTGRLVVRNAKYARDFSPIDENCGCHVCKNYTRAYIRHLIKCNETFGFRLTTYHNLHFLLKLMEQVREAISEDRLGDFKEAFFEKYGFNQPNAKNF
- the yajC gene encoding preprotein translocase subunit YajC, which translates into the protein MDTLYSLLPIILMFVIFYFLLIRPQQKRQKKVKEMQSDLKKGDSVITIGGFHGTIHAIDESTVIIAADGVKLTYDRSAIREVSNSVASE
- a CDS encoding TIGR04086 family membrane protein; the protein is MKRQQFIALMYGWIVILGLIFISSIVLALLLKFTPLNEPTLSWVTLVIGLITLFFGGIVAGTKSKKKGWLIGGVTGLGFTLFTFAVQYLGYQHTFSIEQSLNHLGYILIAVLGGVIGVNAVGESQE
- the spoVB gene encoding stage V sporulation protein B, producing MTKQTFLQGTIILIIAGMITRLLGFINRIVVARVMGEEGVGLYMMALPTMFLVITITQLGLPVAISKRVAEADAINDQQKIKKILIVSLIITGCTSLLISTILFFMIPFIATSLLTDSRTIYPLMAVCPIIPIVAISAVIRGYFQGLQDMKPQSYSLVIEQIVRISCVALFVKLLLPYGIEFAAAGAMVSVILGELASLSFIIYVFKRRKVIKIRYRFFGYLKSSKETLKELFSIALPTTGSKMIGSISYFLEPILVMQSLAIAGIASSLATKQYGELTGYILPLLFLPTFITNSLSITIVPSISEAGAKQNNKLIHYRIHQAIRISFASGGLATIVLSLFAAPILLYMYGTDHASGFLILMAPFFILLYIQAPMQAALQALDLAKPAMWNSLIGAFIKFTALFVLASSPKFGITGVALAMVVGVVLVTLLHLASLQKAIKFSIPLLDLGKMASLLLITWWVGNMLKNMYVSMDSQLSVLIGIILILTFVYILLLFGLRFITKEELKQIPLFAKWFSSK
- a CDS encoding post-transcriptional regulator, which translates into the protein METLRSINEWKAVMEPALESKVSEFKLMGYSSASTEEIWNCLVQKVWKGNPSKHVYEVVQDIFHLASNIYLSYLTVKAYEDDDLMASIQAVTGKND
- the secDF gene encoding protein translocase subunit SecDF, which produces MKNRGRIIAFFLIVIVFAATIGTTVTGITKNINLGLDLQGGFEVLYQVDPVEEGAEVDRELLEATVQTLNERVNRLGISEASINIEGEDRIRVQLAGVDNQTEAREILSTSARLSFRDVNDKEYLDGSDIKEGSAQQDFDPKTNAPIVTLQLKDASKFAEVTSEIKQMQNPDTTYQDNLLVIWMDYQKGDSFAEEYKKEEEEQKYISAPQVTQTLNTTNVQISGNFTVESAQRLADIINSGSLPVNLNEKYSTSVGAQFGEQALNKTVFAGIIGVGIIFLFMIVYYRFPGLIAAINLSIYIYLVLVVFELLNGVLTLPGIAALILGVGMAVDANVITNERIKEELREGKSISAAFKAGNKNSLSTILDANITTILAAVILFAFGTSSVKGFATMLIISILVSFITAVYGSRILMGLWIKTKFLRNRPGWFGVKQRDIKDIKDKTEHEPKLFNRELKPVNHRRKFFIASSIMVILGAISLVLFQLNPGIDFTSGSRVQVLANDSLTTDQVQDSLAELNLEPESVVLAGNNKEIAVARYDTVLDKDQIAEIKSFFMDKYGNAPNVSVVSPIVGEELVKNALYAVGIAIIGMIIYVAFRFEFYFAITAIIALVHDAFFVIAIFSLFHIEFDVNIVAALLTIVGYSINDTIVTFDRIRENLIKRKRVKSVKELALIVNRSLVQTFTRSINTSLTTIIAVLAFLFLGAESISGFAIALTVGLIAGTYSSLFLASQLWLVWRGKMIKKKPVVFAKKKKTEGPQV
- a CDS encoding LapA family protein, whose product is MRGQTYVIFAIIFVIIVAIFAVINVDSVEVNYLFGSGEAPLIFVILFSVLMGGVITAAVGVIKVFRLQRENKTLRKENKQLNNQKDTDDRLQPELEQGEIETIDTPEQTDQQQSNK
- the recJ gene encoding single-stranded-DNA-specific exonuclease RecJ; translated protein: MLKSKAIWNFSNEEAETIAWSGDSTDLSPVIKELLVQRGITTAKDASEFLSPDLANLLMPEDLLGMDVATDRVHKAIKQNEKILVYGDYDADGVTSTTLLMSALLEIGADCDYYIPNRFTEGYGPNEHAFSYAHEQGVKLIITVDCGIASVSEAKFAESIGLDLIITDHHEPQEELPGALAILHPKCAPTYSFKELAGVGVAFKFAQGLLGYFPDHLLDLVAVGTIADLVPLVNENRILAYYGLQKLTDTKRPGLRALKNQCRIEGNVSEEDVGFQIAPRLNAVGRLKDAGLAVELLMTEAEDEAAYLAEAVQDLNKERQQLVNEIVAEAEVLVDDTKDSGVTIVAKEGWNEGVLGIVASKLVKKYDRPAIVLAIHSEKGSAKGSARSIPAFDLFKNCMQVRDYFTHFGGHSQAAGMTLPIENIALLRDTLTEMIYSQLTDEEFKQEITVSKTLSIKEINEELVNEISQLAPFGMANPKPVFHLKQFPSTVRQIGAKLNHLKVQFKQESLSIDGIGFGLGDCFPFISEKNPLSVVGEIGINEWNGNRKAQIVIQDLQIDEQQLFDHRGKKQLDILPFLNNSEHYLAIGNNVQARVKQVPIKLDVLSYTKPPETMDTVDTVFLFDLPDELENLEWIIRKANPINIHVCFYLEDSHYLKAFPSREDFKQFYALILKRGYFDIKKDLFVLMKSQNWTEERIRFMLNVFFELNFVIIENGLAKPNRSAAKKDLQESRLYQQRIKRSEIEKKLYYSNYDDLNQWFHRLTNDVDISKEELTYGI
- a CDS encoding adenine phosphoribosyltransferase — its product is MEYKKYIKIVEDWPKEGVQFKDITPLMDNGAAFKSAVDEIVDFAKEKAIDIIVGPEARGFIIGCPVSYALEIGFAPVRKEGKLPREVIKVDYGLEYGKNVLTLHKDAIKPGQRVLITDDLLATGGTIEATIKLVEELGGIVVGCAFLIELTYLDGRSKLDGYDVLTLMRY